The genomic segment GCATAGGCGGCTATATAGCAGGAGAGTATGCACAGCGCCGGGATATTTTTGACAAAATTGAAATCCCCGCATTTCGCGCCGGACAGCTGTACCGCCACCGCGCACAGCGCCAGAGCCATGGCGATGTTCTCCTCTGGATAGACCTTTTTGCGCAGTATTCCCTGCCGTATCTGGACTGCGTCCACCAGCCGGCTGATAACAATGATGCTGGCGCGCATTATCACCATCGCCACCATCACCGAAATAGGCAGCAGGTACATCAGCGTGGTCGTGGGAATGACCACGGCGGTGCAGAAACCTGAGGGGATTATGTAGAGATATTCCGCCGGGACATCCAGCCCGAATATGCGGCGGGTTCCCGCCGTCTTAAGCCTGTGCCAGCCCAGCGAGAGCGCGACCGCAACGCACAGCAGGCTGCCGCCCCAGGTGCTGTAGAGGGTGTATGCCGTCTCGTTCATACCGGCGGGGCCGGTGAAATACTTCACCAGCACGCCGGTTACCACATACAGCCCGAAGTATCCGCCGCACAACTGCAAAAGCCGGCTCGTGGAGCCGTCCTCGGTCGCGCCGCAGCAGGCGGCTTTAACGGAATTCCACATTATTATTGAGCCTCAAGCACCAGCCACTCTTCCGAAAACCCGGCAACGGCTTCCCTGAAAGCCTTGTAGGCGGGATACTCGGCGGGGGGGATTTCATTGCGCTCGCGGCGCAGCTCGTCGCTGAAAACAATCTCGTTGCCGTCGACGCGGCAGGCGCCGCTGTATTTCTGGCCCGCCGCCGCAAAAGACACCGCTCCCGGCAAATTATACACCCTGTATCCCGCCGGCAGCTTGAGCCTTATGACATTGGCCTGGCGCGAAACCGTATGCCAGAAAAAAGGCAGTTCGCGCTCTGTCTGGCTTTCGTTTGCGGCGGAGTATTTCACTCCCGGAAACTTCAGCAGCAGGTATTTGCCGGCCCTGAGCGCATAGTTTTTAATTGCCGTTTTCATGGAGAAAGCCAGGTTTTTTGAAAGGTCGTCCAGATTCTCCATCCGGTAGCTTTCAAGCCTGGCATTGGAATGCAGCGACTGGGCGAAGGCTTCTGCCGCCTTGTCCAGGTCTTCTTTTTTAAGATTTTTCATGCTGCGCATGGCGGCCTGAAGCTGCCCGGTCATACGCTCCGCAAACAGGCCGGAAAGCCCGCCGTCCCTGTCCAGGGCAAGGCTGGCCGAGGTTTCCTCGGATTCCATCTCCGGCGCGGACAGGGGGACCGAAAACAGCGGCTCCTCCGTCCCGCCGCCCAGCACGAGCAATCCGCTTGCGCCCTGCAGCTGGGGCGGAATTTCATTATAGCGGCGCACATCGTCCTGCGGGGCCAGCAGCAGCCGCCCGCTGTCGGTATCAAGCAGGACAGCTGCCGCGTCAAACTGCCGGATATTGGGCAGCGACGGCTCGAAAACCGCGTCCTTGCCGCACATATAGGCGAATTGCGGGTTCAGCCCCGCCGCATAAAGCATTACATAGAGCATGAAAGGCTTGTCCAGGGCGTTGCCGGCCTTCCGGCTGAATATCTCGTCCGACGGTTTGGGGATATAGCTGTAGTCCGCCACGGGCACGGGCTGGTACTTTATTTCCCTTGCGACCCAGTTATAGAGCGTCTCCGCCTTTTCCAGCGCGGTCTTTTTGCCGGAGACCAGTTCCTCCGTTTTTGCCGCTATTTCCGGCGTAACAACCATCCGGCGGCCCGCAAGAGGCGACAGCGCGGCGCGCACATTTTCCCAGGTGTCTGCCAGCGACAGCTTCAATTGCGGCGCTATGCGCATAAGCGGCGGCGACAGCGGCTCGCGCTTGTATGACGGAGTGTTTTCCAAAGTCCATGTATAAGCCGTCCTGCCGCCGGATTGCGTTACGGAGGGCGCGGAGTTTTCCGGCATGTTAAG from the Elusimicrobiales bacterium genome contains:
- a CDS encoding DUF3857 domain-containing protein gives rise to the protein MSKLLLILAVFAQAARADMLYLNDGSEISGTITGLDAASVSVNSGGKTQSYKRGDILKIQFVKEYSGAMSAPLEDGFIKGILAAPPRAADFPDDGYFTVLRQVRIDINPDKSYSYSARSVPYVLRERGKSPASFAALNYLPDIRHAAVSYGYSVTDSSVSFVNDISIMEGGAYVQYPAYSGARTLKFAVPNVQTGSLLDFEYRLDTQYVSTYPFFAAIPLRDYEPYGKTVVTVSVPEGLALAWKQLNMPENSAPSVTQSGGRTAYTWTLENTPSYKREPLSPPLMRIAPQLKLSLADTWENVRAALSPLAGRRMVVTPEIAAKTEELVSGKKTALEKAETLYNWVAREIKYQPVPVADYSYIPKPSDEIFSRKAGNALDKPFMLYVMLYAAGLNPQFAYMCGKDAVFEPSLPNIRQFDAAAVLLDTDSGRLLLAPQDDVRRYNEIPPQLQGASGLLVLGGGTEEPLFSVPLSAPEMESEETSASLALDRDGGLSGLFAERMTGQLQAAMRSMKNLKKEDLDKAAEAFAQSLHSNARLESYRMENLDDLSKNLAFSMKTAIKNYALRAGKYLLLKFPGVKYSAANESQTERELPFFWHTVSRQANVIRLKLPAGYRVYNLPGAVSFAAAGQKYSGACRVDGNEIVFSDELRRERNEIPPAEYPAYKAFREAVAGFSEEWLVLEAQ